Part of the Thermodesulfobacteriota bacterium genome, TTGCGTCAAAAGGAGAAGGACCTGCTGCGAAAATATCAGTCCGCCTGTCTTCCGCAGGTTCTCAGCCATCCGTTCGGGATAAATAATCAGACGATCAAGGAGGTTTGTAGCGCGATGCAGCATAAAATCAACCAGTATAGTGGCATCCGGGGCAATAACCCGTTCCACTGAAGAATGGCTTATATCTCTCTCATGCCAGAGAGGGATATTCTCCATAGCGGCTACGGCATAGGAACGTACCAATCGCGCCAACCCGCAGATGTTTTCAGAATTGATAGGGTTGCGTTTATGGGGCATGGCCGAAGAGCCTTTCTGTCCGGCGCTGAAATATTCCTCGGCTTCCAGGACCTCTGTCCTCTGAAGATGCCTGATCTCAACCGCAATCTTTTCTAAGGAACCGGCCAGGACGGCCAGGGTGTTAAAGAAGTGGGCGTAGCGATCACGCTGGATAATCTGTGACGAAGCCGGGGCCGGGTTGAGACCGGACTTCCGGCAGACATAGGCCTCTACCTCCGGGTCGATATTGGCAAAAGTACCCACTGCGCCGGAAAGCTTCCCGTAGGCAATGGTCTCTCTGGCCTCCTTTAAGCGGGCCAGGTTACGCCGCATCTCATCATGCCAGATGGCCAGTTTCAGGCCGAAAGTAATGGGCTCGGCATGAATGCCGTGCGACCGGCCGATCATAACTGTATCCTTGTGTTCCAAGGCCCGCCTTTTGATAACCGAGAGCAGCTTATGCACATCCTCAATAATAAGGTCCGCCGCCTCTTTAAGAAGAAGGGCCATACTCGTGTCCAGGATATCCGATGAGGTCAGCCCCCAGTGGATAAACCGGGCCTCCGGCCCGACATTCTCGGCCACGTTGGTTAAAAAGGCTATAACGTCGTGCCTCGTCTCTTTTTCTATCTCGTCTATGCGAGCTACAGAAAAAGATGCCTTCTTCTTTATTACCTGCAAGGCCTCCTTAGGGATAACCCCCAGTTTGGACCAGGCCTCGCAGGCCAATATCTCCACCCTTAACCAGGCGCGGTATTTATTTTCCAGCGACCATATAAGGGCCATTTCCGGTCGTGTGTACCGTTCAATCATCTCATCTTCCCTCCATTTAGAGCCAACCGTGAACCTTGGAACTTTGAACCTGAGCAGTTACAACACACTTAAAAAAGGCTGTCTCCCTTACCGACCATGATAAAAGACTGGACTTTGCGCACCCCCGAGACTCCATAAGCATATTTTATAGCCAGACCGGCGCGTTCTTTGCTGTTTACTATCCCCGCCATAACCACATGCCCGCAAACCGTATAGACATCTATCTGAAAAACCCGGAGATTAGGGTCACCGATAAGCTTCGTATTGATCCGGCTCGTAATCAGGCAATCGTCAATAAAGCCATTAAGGGAATGCCCCGGTTTACGTCCGGGCAAAAAGTAAGTTTTCACCTCCCGCACCCCAGGCGCTCTCCGCGCCAGAAAAGTAGCGCGTTTAACCTGGGAGCCGGATTTAATAATTCCGGCTAAGACCACATGCCCCTTGTGAACCATGACCTTGATGTCAAAGACACTTAGTATAGGGTCATCGATGAAGCTCTTGCGTATCCTGGTTGCAATGACCGTATCATCGACACAACAACAAACCGTTCGTTCGTCTGTTGCCAACCGATAGGCCGTAGTCATACAGCCCGATGTGCTAAAAATTATACATGTTAAAATAATCAGCAAAAAGTGGCGCATGGCTAAATCCAGCCTCGCAGAAACCAAAACGACTTTAATAAAATTATCGTGGTGTGGCAACTACAAAAAATAGCCCAATTTTATCCTGATTGATGTATAATAACCCACCATGAAAGAGTTCAGTCTGACCCCGGAAGAAAAGAGGATTCTCCTCCAGGTAGCGAGGGAAGAGATCACAAAAAACCTGATGGGCGCCGGAGAAAAGACAGCCCTGCCCGCCGGCGGTGAGATCCATGCCCCTCACGGGGCATTTATCACCCTCCATAAACAGGGGCGCCTTCGGGGTTGTATCGGCATATTTTCTTCCGCTCAACCACTTCATCAAACAGTGCGTGAAATGGCCTATTCTGCTGCCTTTAAGGATCCGCGGTTTGCGCCGCTTACGGCCGACGAACTCCCTGGTATCGACATCGAGATATCGGTGCTATCGCCTCTAAGAAAGATCGATAATATCGACCAAATAGAAGTAGGAAAGCATGGACTCTATATTATCAGAGGGTTTAATCGCGGTGTTTTACTCCCCCAGGTGGCTACCGAACAGAACTGGGATAAAATTACCTTTCTCGAACATACCTGTTACAAGGCCGGTCTGGATAGGGATTGCTGGCGCAGCGGGGCCGAGATATACGTATTCACTGCCCTGATCTTTGGTGAAAAGGCCCCCGGGTCAATCTAACCACCACAATCTCCGGTGGAGTCAGGAATCTCAGAGGAGGCCCCCAGGTGCCGACTCCACGGCTGACGTAGAGCCTCCGGCCGTTTAGCACATAAAGTCCGGTCTTGAGCGGAAAGAAAATCCTTGTGACAAAGCCAAATGGATAAAGCTGCCCGCCATGCGTGTGGCCGGATAGTTGGAGGTCTATGGGCAAATTAGTTACGTAATCTTCCGAATTAGGCGGACGGTGAAAGAGAAAAAGTGTGAATAACCCCGGATCGCACCGGGCCACCAATGACACCGCCCCGGTTTCTCCCTTGCCCCCAAAAGGCCTGCCAGCCGGGTCGTCGATCCCAACTATGTTAATTATTCCCCTTACATTGATGCGCTCCCCTCTCAATAACCTAAACCCGGCCTTCTTTATAAATTCAGAAGACTTTTCCACGCCGGCATAAAACTCATGATTACCCATTACCGCATATTTCCCCAGGGGCGGGGTCAAGGACCTAAGCTCGCCCGCCAGATGGTCTATATTATCTACCTCCTGATCCACCAAGTCGCCGGTTGAAACAATCATGTCCGGATTAATCTTGCGAAGCAACCCGGTTATCTTTTTAAGCCTCACCTCACCGATAATGACTCCCAGATGGGCATCTGAAATCTGGGCGATGACCAGCTCTTTAATTCCTTCCGGCAGCTTCGGAGTAGGGATGGAGACATTTGTCACCCGGATATTAAGGGCCTCGTAATAGGCATAGGTGCATATAGCTAAGGGAATGATGATAGTCATAATGAACAAACCGCAGTTCCTGGGCAAGGGGTCCTGCCTCTGCCTGGATAACCCCCGGGTTAAAAGACCATAAGCCAACCCTCCAAAATCAAAGATTAGACTTACCAGGAAGAAATAAAAAATAAAGCCTATCCAGAGAGAAGAAATATGGGTCAGCACATAACCAAAGACAAAAAACCTTTTCCAGGCAAACATCCGGCACACTACCGGAGAGATCACCATGATGCCGAAAAAAACGGCTAATACCTTATAAAAAGCATGCGGGAAATTTGTATGGGACCGGATGCGTCTGTAGAGATAAAAATGAACGCCGCCGTAACTAAGCGAGAATACCGAGAAGAAGATCAAAAAAGACAGCCAGCGGTTCATAATAATAACCTGCCTTAAAGAGGCTAAAAAGGCAAGCGGCTTTTATCTAATGAATTCACTATTCCCTTGAAAATCATCCATAAAAAATAGTAATAAAGAGCAGCAACTCACGCGAAAGGGGATACTCCCATGAAAGTAACCTGCCTGGGTGCGGCACGCACCGTTACCGGTTCATCATTCCTCCTGGAGAGCAATGATATCCACATCCTCATAGATTGCGGCATGTTCCAGGGCAGCCAGGAGATACAGAAGAGGAACCGCACATTTCATTATCCGCCGGGAGATATCGACTATCTCCTCCTTACCCATGCGCACATCGACCATAGCGGTCTGGTACCAAAACTGGTGAAAGAAGGGTTCAAAGGCCAGATTATCACTACCAGGGCCACGAATGAACTTTGCGGTATTATGTTGCGGGACAGCGCCCATATTCAGGAGACAGAAGCAGAGTGGGAACACAAGCGTAATAAAAGAAGGGGGAAGAAGGGCCTACCCCCTGCCCCACTCTATACTGTGAGAGATGCCGAAGCCAGTATGCGCCTATTCAAACCGATAGATTACGGTGAACTCATCCAGCTTACCCCGCAACTTAGCGCCCGATTTCTGGACGCCGGACATATTCTGGGATCAGCCTTCATCGAAATCTGGGATCATAGCGTGTCGCCACCCATGAAGGTGGTCTTCTCCGGTGACATAGGCCAGAAAGAGCAAATGCTTGTCTCCGACCCGACCGCCATCCAGGAAGCAGATTTTCTTTTCATGGAATCCACCTACGGCGACCGTCTGCACAAGAGCAAGGAAAAGACACATCGTGAACTTTTGCATGCCATCCAGGAAGCCGTAAAGAATCATGAGAAGGTCATTATTCCGGCCTTTGCCGTGGAACGCACCCAGGAACTGATTTACATCCTGAGCCGCTTTTACCACGAAGGGCTGCTGCCCGAAATACCCATTTATATAGACAGCCCCCTGGCCATCTCCGCTACCGAGGTCTTCCGCAATAATACGGAGTTCCTGAATGACCAAACCCATGTCCTTCTGGGAAGAGGAGATCATCCGCTGGCCTTGCCCACCCTCTCTTTTACGCGCACGACCGAAGAGTCCCGGGGCATAAATCAGAGTGAGGGACCAGCCATTATTATCGCCGCCAGCGGCATGTGTGACGCCGGCCGAATCAAACACCACTTACGAAACAACCTGTGGCATCCTGGCGCTCACATCGTTTTCGTCGGCTATCAGGCCCAGGGGACACCAGGGCGGCAGATCATCGACGGGGCGCAAAAGATCAAACTTTTCGGAGAAGAGATCGCCATAAAGGCCAACATCCACACTTTGGGCGGTTTTTCAGCCCATGCGGATCAAAGGGAGCTTCTGGAATGGCTTGGGAACTTCAGCAATCCCCGCCTGAAGGTCTTTGTTGTCCACGGCGAAGAGGACGTCAGCCTGGAATTTGTGAAGGCTATCGAGCGCACCTTCTGGCTGGAGGCCAGGGCTCCAAAATGGCTGGAAACCGTAGAGCTTTCACCTGTAGCCGCACAGGCTGAAACCGTCAAGACTGAGGCGTTACAGGTAATGCCCGATCTGAATCGTATCGAGATGGAGATACGCAAACTAAAAAACAAACTCTACAGTAAAAGTGAAGGCCGCCTGGAAGAGAAGGAGACAATCAGCGCCAGGCTAAAGATATTAACTGAAGAGCTCCAAGAACTTATCAAGATGACCACAAATTAATTAGTTTCCATCCGGGAACCTAAAAATTCCGGATAGAGCAGTCAGCACTCAGCTATCAGCGTGAAGCCGGTCCACCGTTCACTGTTGACCGTTTACCGAAAGAAAATGTCGGACAACGGTTAACGGTTAACAAACATGCTGACGGCTGAAGGCTGATCGCTGTAAGCGCGAATCCGGAAACGGCAGTTTTCGGATGAGCACTAATTAGCCAAGGCGTCCTGTATTACCCGCATTATCTTCTCATAATCAAAGGGCTTGGTTACGAGAAAGTCCACGCCATCGCCCTTTAGGGTCTCAGTGTCAAACTGCGCTCCCCAGCCGGTGATCATTATAGTTGGTATATCAGGCCGTAGGTCCTTTATCTTTCTGGTTAAAACCCGCCCGGACATGCCGGGCATACCCAGGTCGGTCATAAGCAGATCAAACCGGCCTTTCTGAAAAAGCTCTATACCTGATTCGCCATTTGTGGCCGTAACTACCCGGTGGCCAACGCGGCCCAGGAGTTTATCCAACACTATCAAAATCTCCTCATCGTCATCCACAATCAGGATATCTGCCTGCTTCATAGAAAAATCAGCGGAGACATCGGCCCTTGCTTGTCCTTTTAATTTGGCGATGGGGAAATGGAGAACAAATTCTGTCCCCCGGCCTTCTTCGCTTTCTACTTCTATCTCCCCGCCATGCCTGGTTATGGTGCCATAAGAAACGCTCAGACCCAGGCCCATGCCTTTCTTCCCCTTGGTGGTAAAAAAGGGGTCGAATATCTTCTCCTTAACCTCCGCGGACAAGCCGCAGCCGGTATCTGCAAAGCGAATTTCTATTCGCTCATTATGTATGCCGGTTCGGATCGTTATCTTCCCGCCAGTGGTCATCGCATCCACTGCATTGAAAATGAGATTGGTAAAGACGTCCTTAAGCGCCGAGGGATTGCCCATTACAGGCCCTATCTCACCTAACTCCGTCTCCAGATCGATATTTATACCTTCCATCAGCGGCTTTTCTTTCCAGTTGGGACGGGTAAGCTGGACCACATCCTGGATAAGTTCATTAATATTGATAGGGCCAAAGTCTTCGTCCTTGCGAATACGTGTAAATTCCTGCAACCGCTTAATCGTATCCGAGGACGCCCTGGCCCCCTTTTCTATGGCCTTGAGCCTTTCCCGTAGATCGGGTTCGTCGATTTGTAATAACAATATCTGGGCGTTGCCTAAAATAGACATGATAACGTTATTAAAATCATGGGCTATGCCCGAAGCCATCTGTCCCAGGGCCTTAAATTTCTCTGATACCACCAGCTGATCCTGTGTGGACTTAAGCTCTTCAAAGGCCCGGTGCAGCTCCTCGTACAACCTGGTATTCTCAAGAGATATGGCCAGGGGTGAGGCCAGACCATCCAAAAATGCCTTGTCATCCCCTGTAAAATCCTCTTCTCCTTCTTTATTGAAGATACAGAGCATCCCCATAACCTTACTCTTACAGACAAGCGGCACCGCAATAAGGGAATGAATCTTCTTGCCGGTAACATACATGTCCAACTCAGACAGCCCCTTGGGATAAATAACTGTTTTCCCGTCTTTAAGGGCTGCTTGAAAGGCTGAGGCAGACATAAACCTCTCTTTTAACTCCTCGACTTTTTCATCCAGTGTTGAAGTCCTGGCCACGATATTTGTCTGGCCTTCAGGGTCAACTGAAACAATGAAACCGGCCTGTGCCTTTATGAAACGGCAAATGCGGTCTAAGATAACACCCAGGACATCCTGGAAATCAAGTATGGATCCCAAATTAAGAGAAAAATCATAAAGGGTTCGGTAGCGCTCCTCTGACTTTTCCAGCTCGCGCGTCCTCTCTTCTACACGGTTTTCAAGGGTCTGATGATGTTCCTCCGCCTGCCTTTTAAACTCGCCGAGGCTGCGGGCCATCTGATTAAAATTTTCCGCCAACTCACCGATCTCGTCTCGCGACGGGACACTGACCCGCTCTCCAAATTGCCCTTCCGCAATCGCTTTAGAGGCATTAGTTATGGTCAGAATGGGCCTGGCAATGCTCCGGCCCACCCTAATTGTAGTAAACACAATGACCCCGCCAACCAGGAGCATAATGCCCGCAAACCAATATCTAAGTGTACGGATCCGGCCAAAGAACTCTTTCTCATTAGCTTCGATGAATAATTTCCACCCGAGTCCCTTAAAATCCTCAAACCCTGCCGAGCCGGCATAAGCTGCGGTTTTAACCAGGCCACCCCTGGAATAGCGTAAAAGCCCGTAGGTATCAGTCAAACTCTTGCCCGAATCAATGCTGATGCCATCGCGTTTCAGGCTTTTGCCTACCAGTTTTATTTCGGCATCGCCGATTACTCTGTCGCCGTCAGCCGTTGTCAGGAAAACGCAATTGGAACCCATTCCTGATTGTAAAAAATTCCTATGCACATTCTCCATCACCCGTTGAAACGGCTGCCACGAAAGGCGGGCCAGCAAGAAACCGATGATCCTGGGTTGTCCGGCCCCTGGTATGGGTCTGGAAAGGAGCTTGCGGGTCAGCCCGGCCAGGCTATAGGACTGAGATGTAGAAATAACAGGGCCAGCTATATTTAAACCATATCCGCCATCGCCATAAATGGCATCCCCGATAGGCGAGATGTCCCAATCTCCGACCACCAGGCCCTGCACGGGCGCCCTTTTAAACCAGGCTTCTTCTCTAAAATTATGCCCTTGTATCGTAGAAAGCGTCCGGGAGGGGATAGGGCGGCCAAGCCTGTCTATGGTATTTGTGGCCAGAAGGCGGCCTTGTTTATCGAAAACAAGAAAGAAATCATAAAGCCGGTGATCCAGCGTCTGCTGGTTCAGAAAGCGGGTTAATTCTTCTTTTTTATTATTCTCAAGTGCAAACGTGATGGTAGGCGACGGCGCCAGTGTCCTGACGTCCACCATGCGCTCAAAGATTATGTGATCGATGCTCTGGATGGTATTGCGCGCCGTAGCCTGCAACTGTTCGCCGATCTCTTTTTGCAGGGCGCTCCGGGCGCTAAAATAGGCCATCGCCCCGACAATAATTAGGGGAATAATGGAGAGGAGAAGAAACCAGAAAAGTAGTTTCCGGCGAAGGGGAGAATACGGTAACGTCTTGATGCCCATCAATCCAGCCCGTTTTTTGTCTTATTATGACAGATGATTACCCCGGCCACAAGCAGATTAAAAACCTCTTACAAAATATGCTTGCCATGTGCCCATATCTGGCATAAGTTAACAGTAACTACCCAAGTTCAAAGTTCCAGGGTTCACGGTTGAAGGTTAGAGAGCGACGGAGGTTGATATGAAAGGCGCAAAGTAGCTAACCCTGAACCGTGAACCTGACAACCTAATTTAAAATATTAATCTGCGAAAGGCAAGAGTACACAATGCCGCTTACAGCTACCGGCGGGGACCGGGACCCAATCCTCATCTGCAAGGTTATCTTCGACGTCCTGGATTCGGAAAATTTCATCGAGGCATTAAAGGCCCGACCTGATTTCAAGGTATTAGAAAAAAAGGGGGATGGGGCAACCAATATCCTTTGGATACACAACCCGGTTCGCCCAGGTCGAAGAAGTCCGCCTCTGGCGGATGTCGAACCTGCCTATGCCATGACCTGTGGCATAACCCGCCGGCAGTCAGGACCGGACAGGACACATCTGATAAGCGATGACGGTCAAACCCTATTAGGGATTATAACCCTGAGCCGCAAAAGACTTATTCTGGAATGTGTAACCAAAACACACGCCGCTATGGGACAAAAAATTCTATTAAAAGTTGCCGGGTCAAATCTACGCTACCGGATAACCACCTATGAAACACCCATCCGCCTGCGGCAGACAAAGAACAATGAAATTAATCCCCCCTCACCCCTCTTCCCTGACCACCTATCTCCCCATCTGCCGCCTGAATTCTTTAAAAGCTACTTTGAGGTGCACTGGGTTCATGAAAGAATCCCGGCACTGGACGGGCTGACGCCCCTCCAGTGCGCCCGCAGCAAACGCAAAAAAGAACGGGATAGATTGGCTGCTCTCCTGGCCATCTTCAAAAAGTCGTCGATAGGTCTCTATGATTTCAATCGTCTTATAGATATCCTGGGATTCAACGGGCACCCTCTGCTCCAGGAAGATCATATTACAAGGCAAAAGCTAAAAGAAAAAATAATGACCGTGATCGACAACAACCTGCGGTTTATCATGGCTATTAAGAAGGCGGGGGAGGATACCTCAACCACCCTGGCTCAAAGGCTGGCTGAAGTAAATGTCATGCTGCAAGGGCTTGTTTACTTCCTGGAGCAGGGTAAGAGGACAAAAACAGAGCTAACCGCTTTAACCAGGACACTGGAACAGATAGAAGAAATGACGCAAATTCTACAGACAGAGACCTTATCCGGCAACCCGCGCAGGAAAACAGTTGAAGGGCTAATCGGTGACCCTAACTGGGATCACCGCCAGGTCATTACCGCAGAGGTGGTTGATACCGTCACCTGGGAACTTGAGAAAGTTTGGTGTGAAAATATTGAGCAAAAACCTGTTAGCCCGCATACTTCGCTTACCACCGCGCTGAATAATATACCGGCCCTGTGGGTGACCGCCATTCAGAAACATCTTGATCTCCCGCAGGAAAACACAAAAAGAAAGAACATTAAAATTATTGCGGAGAATCTCTCCAGCCTCAAAATTTTAAACAGAATTATGGAGAGGTTAGCCGCACTATCTATGCCCGCGGTAAAGGCCTTAAACATAGTTTACACCCATGGCGGGATTTACCCTTAT contains:
- a CDS encoding metallophosphoesterase produces the protein MNRWLSFLIFFSVFSLSYGGVHFYLYRRIRSHTNFPHAFYKVLAVFFGIMVISPVVCRMFAWKRFFVFGYVLTHISSLWIGFIFYFFLVSLIFDFGGLAYGLLTRGLSRQRQDPLPRNCGLFIMTIIIPLAICTYAYYEALNIRVTNVSIPTPKLPEGIKELVIAQISDAHLGVIIGEVRLKKITGLLRKINPDMIVSTGDLVDQEVDNIDHLAGELRSLTPPLGKYAVMGNHEFYAGVEKSSEFIKKAGFRLLRGERINVRGIINIVGIDDPAGRPFGGKGETGAVSLVARCDPGLFTLFLFHRPPNSEDYVTNLPIDLQLSGHTHGGQLYPFGFVTRIFFPLKTGLYVLNGRRLYVSRGVGTWGPPLRFLTPPEIVVVRLTRGPFHQRSGQ
- the amrA gene encoding AmmeMemoRadiSam system protein A, yielding MKEFSLTPEEKRILLQVAREEITKNLMGAGEKTALPAGGEIHAPHGAFITLHKQGRLRGCIGIFSSAQPLHQTVREMAYSAAFKDPRFAPLTADELPGIDIEISVLSPLRKIDNIDQIEVGKHGLYIIRGFNRGVLLPQVATEQNWDKITFLEHTCYKAGLDRDCWRSGAEIYVFTALIFGEKAPGSI
- the purB gene encoding adenylosuccinate lyase, with amino-acid sequence MIERYTRPEMALIWSLENKYRAWLRVEILACEAWSKLGVIPKEALQVIKKKASFSVARIDEIEKETRHDVIAFLTNVAENVGPEARFIHWGLTSSDILDTSMALLLKEAADLIIEDVHKLLSVIKRRALEHKDTVMIGRSHGIHAEPITFGLKLAIWHDEMRRNLARLKEARETIAYGKLSGAVGTFANIDPEVEAYVCRKSGLNPAPASSQIIQRDRYAHFFNTLAVLAGSLEKIAVEIRHLQRTEVLEAEEYFSAGQKGSSAMPHKRNPINSENICGLARLVRSYAVAAMENIPLWHERDISHSSVERVIAPDATILVDFMLHRATNLLDRLIIYPERMAENLRKTGGLIFSQQVLLLLTQKGVSREEAYRIVQRNAMQAWERRGDFKKLLLKDKDLARYISRAELEQTFDLRHHLKHVDTIFKRVFG
- a CDS encoding MBL fold metallo-hydrolase, which produces MKVTCLGAARTVTGSSFLLESNDIHILIDCGMFQGSQEIQKRNRTFHYPPGDIDYLLLTHAHIDHSGLVPKLVKEGFKGQIITTRATNELCGIMLRDSAHIQETEAEWEHKRNKRRGKKGLPPAPLYTVRDAEASMRLFKPIDYGELIQLTPQLSARFLDAGHILGSAFIEIWDHSVSPPMKVVFSGDIGQKEQMLVSDPTAIQEADFLFMESTYGDRLHKSKEKTHRELLHAIQEAVKNHEKVIIPAFAVERTQELIYILSRFYHEGLLPEIPIYIDSPLAISATEVFRNNTEFLNDQTHVLLGRGDHPLALPTLSFTRTTEESRGINQSEGPAIIIAASGMCDAGRIKHHLRNNLWHPGAHIVFVGYQAQGTPGRQIIDGAQKIKLFGEEIAIKANIHTLGGFSAHADQRELLEWLGNFSNPRLKVFVVHGEEDVSLEFVKAIERTFWLEARAPKWLETVELSPVAAQAETVKTEALQVMPDLNRIEMEIRKLKNKLYSKSEGRLEEKETISARLKILTEELQELIKMTTN
- a CDS encoding BON domain-containing protein is translated as MRHFLLIILTCIIFSTSGCMTTAYRLATDERTVCCCVDDTVIATRIRKSFIDDPILSVFDIKVMVHKGHVVLAGIIKSGSQVKRATFLARRAPGVREVKTYFLPGRKPGHSLNGFIDDCLITSRINTKLIGDPNLRVFQIDVYTVCGHVVMAGIVNSKERAGLAIKYAYGVSGVRKVQSFIMVGKGDSLF
- a CDS encoding response regulator, encoding MGIKTLPYSPLRRKLLFWFLLLSIIPLIIVGAMAYFSARSALQKEIGEQLQATARNTIQSIDHIIFERMVDVRTLAPSPTITFALENNKKEELTRFLNQQTLDHRLYDFFLVFDKQGRLLATNTIDRLGRPIPSRTLSTIQGHNFREEAWFKRAPVQGLVVGDWDISPIGDAIYGDGGYGLNIAGPVISTSQSYSLAGLTRKLLSRPIPGAGQPRIIGFLLARLSWQPFQRVMENVHRNFLQSGMGSNCVFLTTADGDRVIGDAEIKLVGKSLKRDGISIDSGKSLTDTYGLLRYSRGGLVKTAAYAGSAGFEDFKGLGWKLFIEANEKEFFGRIRTLRYWFAGIMLLVGGVIVFTTIRVGRSIARPILTITNASKAIAEGQFGERVSVPSRDEIGELAENFNQMARSLGEFKRQAEEHHQTLENRVEERTRELEKSEERYRTLYDFSLNLGSILDFQDVLGVILDRICRFIKAQAGFIVSVDPEGQTNIVARTSTLDEKVEELKERFMSASAFQAALKDGKTVIYPKGLSELDMYVTGKKIHSLIAVPLVCKSKVMGMLCIFNKEGEEDFTGDDKAFLDGLASPLAISLENTRLYEELHRAFEELKSTQDQLVVSEKFKALGQMASGIAHDFNNVIMSILGNAQILLLQIDEPDLRERLKAIEKGARASSDTIKRLQEFTRIRKDEDFGPININELIQDVVQLTRPNWKEKPLMEGINIDLETELGEIGPVMGNPSALKDVFTNLIFNAVDAMTTGGKITIRTGIHNERIEIRFADTGCGLSAEVKEKIFDPFFTTKGKKGMGLGLSVSYGTITRHGGEIEVESEEGRGTEFVLHFPIAKLKGQARADVSADFSMKQADILIVDDDEEILIVLDKLLGRVGHRVVTATNGESGIELFQKGRFDLLMTDLGMPGMSGRVLTRKIKDLRPDIPTIMITGWGAQFDTETLKGDGVDFLVTKPFDYEKIMRVIQDALAN